The Fusarium oxysporum f. sp. lycopersici 4287 chromosome 1, whole genome shotgun sequence DNA segment GGGGCAGAGACCTTTTGGGCAGTCTGCGGGCAGACGGCCTTCGGGTCCGGGGGTAGGGGTAAGTGGCGGTGggcagagggagagggacTGCATTGTGATGTGATTTTTCATGAGCATATGAGAGACGGAGTCTTGACTTGGGAATTGGTAGTTAGGAGTTTAACGGTGTTTGTAGCATGGACGGATGTAGCTGAATACATTTCATCTATTCGTTGTATCTTATAACTCCTGTCGATGTGTGCGTGAGGGGAATTTGTATCCAGCTGGATCTGTCCTAAGGGAGCAACAAAGCTTCTGATCTCAAGGCAAGGTGCCAAAAATATCTAGTCTAAGATCTATTAAATCTCTATGAAGTCTATAATAAATACACTGGAgtctttttataatttagCATAGACatctcaagttttcttgcctcccctacCCTGTGTATATGCAGCTTGCTCAGCACCACAGTTTGTGATAAGCTACCAGAATAACTTTGTGAACTTTTTTCATGTGATAACTCATTGCTCTCAATTGCTCCTTGTTACAAGGGACCTCGGAAGACGGGCAGATATCTGATATTTGAGTTTGGAGAGGACGGCAGTTGATTGAGATCGACTGAGTGAACTTGAATGTTGCTGTATACACCCTTCCGTAAGACTAATCATGTTCCCTTTAAGAGAATCTACTGTGAATATTTTGTTTTACAGTACTATCGCAACCGAATTCAGAGCAACGGAAGCTGTTTCTACATCCTCATAGTTGCATCATTGCGCTCGAGTGACACACCAGGGGTAGATGTACTAAATATCCGACTGTTATGGCCAATTGTACAGGCGGTGGAGAGTGTCAAAATGGCCGTTGCGCAGCTACAAGTACCCGCTTCAACCTTATTGACATCATGGAAACACATGTTTAATTTCATCATTGAACAATTCCTTCACAAACATCTGAATCTATCTTGTCAGTGAAATATTAACACCGAACCCTTCATTCTGCTGTGTTGTGGAGGCGCAGACGCTGTCATCATGGCTATTATCGAAGGGTGGTTACCACCCACTCGGGAGAACTACGACCTGATCCTCAAAGTCTGGCAGATATCTTACCCAATTGTAAGCATTATAAAAAGAGCACGTGAAATAATACATGTTCTAATACTCTCAGATTGGTTCGATACAATGGCTTACCAGTTGGTACGGCATGGGCAAAACCTCAGTCACAAGCCGTCTTAACCTCCCCGGCCGTATTGGCTGGTTGACAATGGAGGCACCTGGTTTTCTGACACTGCTGTACCTGATGAAAGTTCTTCCTGAACAGCATGGAATCGACGATCTTCCGTGGCAGAATAAAGTGCTTGCGGGTCTGTTTGTAAGTATAATTCCCCAATTCGTTATGCTCCCGTGCGTATTGCCGTTGAGGGGGAGGCTTGACTACCTACCCGAGGTAGCGTCATGAGGAGTAAGTAAGTAAGTAAGTAAGTAATGGAGGCTAACGTTGGATGGCATGTAGGTGATTCACTATTCTTACCGCGCTGTTATGTTCCCCTATCTTCAGCCTTCCATGTCGCCGGTGCACATTGCGGTGTGGCTGCTTGGCTTCAGTTTTCAGATTTGCAACGCAACTTGCCTTGGATCATGGCTCGCAGCATATGGGCCTACCACTGAGGCAGCATGGTCATCACAATCGTCCATCTTACAATTCTCATCAGGTATTCTAATCTTCTATCTCGGCCTATCCGGCAACTTCTTCCACGACGAGGAACTACGCGACATCCGCCGGCGCGAAGCCCAGCGCAAGAGCGCGCGAAACTGGAGCAGCAGAACGGCCACGCGAGCAAGGGCGTGGAGAAGCACTACCAGATTCCGCAGGCGGGACTGGTCCCGGTACGTGCTGTACCCTCACTACTTGTGCGATTGGATAGAGTGACTGGCTCTGATGCCGCGGATNNNNNNNNNNNNNNNNNNNNNNNNNNNNNNNNNNNNNNNNNNNNNNNNNNNNNNNNNNNNNNNNNNNNNNNNNNNNNNNNNNNNNNNNNNNNNNNNNNNNNNNNNNNNNNNNNNNNNNNNNNNNNNNNNNNNNNNNNNNNNNNNNNAGATGGTACTGGAGAGATTTGAGAGGACAAGGTTGGGAGGAGGTGGGCTGTTATCCCGGGGTTTGGTGAAGCTAAAGAGGGAATGGTATGATGGACGGATGGACGGGTTTAGTTATGCTTATGCTAGATAGACGACGTTAGTTGATGTTAAGCCATGGTCATTCATGGTTGTGGCTATGGGTATAACGAGGAAATGGTTATGATAGAGCACAGAGCATGTAAGTGTGTTGACTGTATGAATAGATGCCGCCATTGCAATAGACAAGAACCGAGTATAATAGCCGAGATATACTACATATGTATGCTAATCAAGTGGGATACAAGTATGTGGGATAGAGTTTTATATTGCCACTCAGTGATTGAATGCATCGTAATTATTGTTGAATTATGGATACACTCACTCTTACACTGTGAATATGATGAgtctctctctgtctctgtctcttggTGTCTCCAATTTCTAGTTGCCGACTCCAATTGCCGACCATTTCTTGGTCCGTGCCAAGAACGATCCTCATCCCTCCACCTCCGCATCGAGACCTCGCATCGACCATTCAAACCAAGGAAAATCTACCCCAGAAATCCGGGGAAAAAGATCTCACTCTTACGATTGCTAGGTAATGAGCGTTGGTTTTGTGGAATTGAAGagagaatctggggaagcaGCGGGATAATCGTAAGATGAGATTCGAAAAACCTGGGGAAGCCTGCATAAGTTATCAAACAACATGTATAGCTACATTTACAAAAAGTATGCATACGGCAAAGTTGGAGAATATGTGGATGCCGTATGTATTGTCCTCTCCACGTGGTGGTAATGAGAATACGTACCTGGTTGTTCTCACTCTCTAGGTCATGATCTTCacctcatccatctccaacacaacacaacaaaaCACACTCCCTAACAGTAAAATCCGTGAAATTTCCCCGCACCCGAAACTACTTCCCGAAATCTAGACTTATTCACTAGCTCTGTCTAGTTTATCTCAAGTAAACCTTTAAGCTTAGTATGACTCTGAACTTCGGCGAATCTTGTCCGAGAACTGGCCGTTTGCTTGACACAACGCCTTGACATTGACATTGACGCTCCAACATTTTAGCCGAGTCAACCTATCATCGTAGCTGCATATCAATAGACCAGGGGTTGTTTCCGCGGCGGATGAAAGCATACCCAGAAATAAGATATCACATTTTGCGGGGGGTAACCCACCCCTTGTCCCCAAGCTAAACCGCTCCTAGGGCATAATGGCAAAAATCCTCAGACACACTGACACACACACTCCAAAGAAAATTGATTGCATGCAACACCGTCTCGGTACTATTAGCTTCGTGAGGGGAAATCCAATCTAGACACCTTAAACTGTGGGGGGGTTGCTTGTCCCGACACGGTAGCCCGAGGTGTTATCCATCCTTGGCTTTTACTATATCAAGACCCTGCTCCTATCCTTTTTTTTATGTTTTGGTCTTCTGCATCTCAAGCATCAGTACGCAGAAGCTTGAAGACCTATcaacttctcttcttttcttttcttcaagtGTGGTCTTTTCTGTAAGATCTGCCCGTCATGGCTATATCTGATAGGGATCAGGAGAAGGGGTTTGATGAGCGCTCTGAGATGAAGGGAGGCGTCATTAATGATTATCATGATGCTGCTGGTCACGGTCACACTGCTACCGATGCGTGAGTATCTCACTTGCTTATGATACAAACTCATACTGATGCTTTACAGCTACGGTAACTCTCTTGTCCAGTTCGACCCAGCTGCTGAGCGACGACTACGATGGAAACTCGACTTGTACACTGTCCCAACCGTCGCAGTTCTGTAtctcttctgcttcatcgATCGCGCCAACATCGGTGAGTCACTTCTCACTCTCAACACATCAACCTTCACTAACACACACCCTCAGGTAATGCCCGTATTGCTGGTTGACAGAGGATCTCAACCTCGTAGGATACGACTACAACAAGATCCTCTCCGTATTCTACATCTCATACATCATCTTTGAGATCCCCGCCACCGTCTGCTGTAAATGGATGGGCCCCGGCTGGTTCCTCCCTGCTACCTCTCTCGCCTTCGGCATCGTCAGTGTCGCTACCGCCTTCGTCCACAGCCAAGCCGCCATCTGCGGTGTTCGTTTCCTCCTTGGTATCTTCGAGGCTGGTATGCTTCCCGGAATCGCATACTATCTCTCCCGTTGGTATAAGCGCTCTGAGTTGACTTTCCGTCTGTCTCTCTACATGGTCATGGCTCCTCTTGCTGGTGCTTTCGGTGGTCTCTTGGCCAGTGCTATCCTCAAGCTCCCCCACTTCGGTAGCCTTCACCACTGGCGCATGATCTTCGCTATTGAGGGTATCATCACCATCGGTCTTAGCCTCATCGCTTTCGTTACCCTCACAGATCGACCCGAGACTGCTCGATGGCTCACTcaggaggagaaggatctCTGCATCGCCCGTGTCAAGTCCGAGCGTCTCGCCCAAACCGAAGTCATTGACGGTATCGATCGAGTCAAGCTCTGGCGCGGTATCTCCAACCCCGTCACTCTCCAGATCGCCTttatcttcctcttcaacaacatcaccgtCCAGGGTCTTGCTTTCTTCCTCCCTACCATCGTCGGAGCCATCTACCCCGAGTATAGCACCGTCCAGAAGCAGCTTCACAGTGTCCCTCCCTACGCCGTTGGAGCCGTCTTTGCTGTTGCCTTCCCTGCTCTCAGTTGGTACCTCGACAGGCGAcagatcttcatcatcctctccgCTCCCACCGTCATCATCGGATATGCTATGTTCTTGGCCTCTGAGACTCCCAGTGTTCGATATGGTGCTTGTTTCCTGATTGCCAGCACCTGTATGGTTCTGGGTACCATGACCAACGCCCATATCAGCGCCAACGTCGTCAGTGATACCGCACGAAGCAGTGCCATCGGCATGAACGTAAGTTTCTCTCCCATCAACCACATTAACCCTTCTCTGACACTTGACAGGTCATGTTTGGCAACATCGGTGGTCTCATCGCGACCTGGTCCTACCTCGTCAAGGACGCCCCCAACTTCCCCATCGGCAATGGCCTCAACTGTGCTACTGGTAGCatgatcttcatcctcagcatTTCTGGCTACTTCTGGATGAAGTGGGACAACAACCGACGCGACAAGAAGAACGTCGAGCAGGAGCTTGCAGGCCTCTCGCCCGAGGAGGTTGCCAACCTGGACTGGAAGCATCCCGGCCATAGGTGGCGATTCTAAGATGTGACATGGTTTTTGGATATGAGCATGCTACGATTGGGTATTAGCGATGGGTCTTTTGAATGGATAAGGTACTTACCAGGTCATTTTGGATATTAGCGAGTCATCATTATCTTATCCCAAGAATGAACATGATTCTACAACTTACATTTCTGATTTACGTTTCTCCTTAGGTACCTTATGTTGTCCTTGGATGGTAAGGTACCTAAAGCACCCAAAAATGGGCCTTCCTCGAATCCTTTAAGACCTATGTGTTAGCCAGGGAAGGTATGGTGTATGTCTGGTTGCACCTCCCATCACCAGTCCTTCCCTGTTGATGAGGTGTCTACTACTCACTTTATTCTTCAACCTCCTGACTACTAAgacattcttcttccaacaccatca contains these protein-coding regions:
- a CDS encoding hypothetical protein (At least one base has a quality score < 10) is translated as MAIIEGWLPPTRENYDLILKVWQISYPIIGSIQWLTSWYGMGKTSVTSRLNLPGRIGWLTMEAPGFLTLLYLMKVLPEQHGIDDLPWQNKVLAGLFVIHYSYRAVMFPYLQPSMSPVHIAVWLLGFSFQICNATCLGSWLAAYGPTTEAAWSSQSSILQFSSGILIFYLGLSGNFFHDEELRDIRRREAQRKSARNWSSRTATRARAWRSTTRFRRRDWSRYVLYPHYLCDWIE
- a CDS encoding hypothetical protein (At least one base has a quality score < 10) gives rise to the protein MGPGWFLPATSLAFGIVSVATAFVHSQAAICGVRFLLGIFEAGMLPGIAYYLSRWYKRSELTFRLSLYMVMAPLAGAFGGLLASAILKLPHFGSLHHWRMIFAIEGIITIGLSLIAFVTLTDRPETARWLTQEEKDLCIARVKSERLAQTEVIDGIDRVKLWRGISNPVTLQIAFIFLFNNITVQGLAFFLPTIVGAIYPEYSTVQKQLHSVPPYAVGAVFAVAFPALSWYLDRRQIFIILSAPTVIIGYAMFLASETPSVRYGACFLIASTCMVLGTMTNAHISANVVSDTARSSAIGMNVMFGNIGGLIATWSYLVKDAPNFPIGNGLNCATGSMIFILSISGYFWMKWDNNRRDKKNVEQELAGLSPEEVANLDWKHPGHRWRF